The following coding sequences lie in one Rissa tridactyla isolate bRisTri1 chromosome Z, bRisTri1.patW.cur.20221130, whole genome shotgun sequence genomic window:
- the LOC128902537 gene encoding riboflavin kinase-like has protein sequence MRHLPYFCRGEVVKGFGRGSKELGIPTANFSEQVVESFPSDISTGIYYGWACVGNGDVHKMVLSIGWNPFYKNIKKSVETHIIHTFKDDFYGEILSIVIIGYIRSEKNFSSSDALISAIQEDIEEAKRQLDLPEHLKLKEDNFFHLPEGKPVNH, from the exons ATGAGGCACCTGCCGTACTTCTGCCGCGGGGAGGTGGTGAAGGGCTTCGGCAGGGGCTCCAAGGAGCTGGGCATCCCCACCG CTAACTTTTCTGAGCAAGTAGTCGAAAGCTTTCCATCTGATATCTCTACTGGTATATACTATGGATGGGCCTGTGTTGGAAATGGAGATGTGCATAAAATGGTTTTGAGCATAGGATGGAATCCTTTCTATAAGAATATTAAGAAATCAGTG gAAACACATATTATCCACACTTTCAAAGATGACTTTTATGGAGAGATTCTTAGCATAGTCATTATTGGATATATTCGATCAGAAAAGAACTTCAGTTCTTCAG atGCACTCATTTCGGCAATTCAAGAAGACATTGAAGAGGCAAAAAGACAGCTAGATTTACCAGAACATCTTAAACTCAAAGAAGACAACTTCTTTCATCTGCCAGAAGGCAAACCCGTAAACCACTAA